From Amia ocellicauda isolate fAmiCal2 chromosome 12, fAmiCal2.hap1, whole genome shotgun sequence, a single genomic window includes:
- the tmem192 gene encoding transmembrane protein 192 isoform X1: MDSDGSTIKANNSGLDITQSLEEDALVDGPLISPDALDSDIKPEFQKLPTCWFALILLLVNVAFVGLSSALAVFCSIKQDNADECKRYIHDFESKTVIVFAKVALWLLHVLFEHVVQRQHSRWRSRGYLHFYRSTRNVKRLPLFVQSVGNAALLLVLSARLSLPGDRHLYMYLLLGVLGLELCFSAPVLLFYAVKVMKFNKQKPGPDISQEDRSLTSSDNRGHIHSETGFRDGSSLEDVVEKQADLIEYLKQHNTLLSKRILTLTSQQIRG; this comes from the exons ATGGACTCGGACGGATCCACCATCAAAGCG AACAACTCGGGCTTGGACATCACTCAGAGTTTAGAAGAAGACGCTCTGGTCGACGGGCCTCTCATCTCCCCGGATGCTCTGGATTCGGATATTAAACCCGAGTTCCAGAAACTGCCCACCTGCTGGTTTGCACTAATCCTGTTGCTCGTCAAT GTGGCCTTCGTCGGCCTGTCCTCCGCCCTGGCCGTGTTCTGCTCCATCAAGCAGGACAATGCGGACGAGTGCAAGCGCTACATTCACGACTTCGAGTCCAAGACCGTCATCGTGTTCGCCAAGGTGGCGCTGTGGCTCCTGCACGTCCTGTTCGAGCACGTGGTCCAGCGCCAGCACAGCAGATGGAGGAGCCGGGGGTACCTTCACTTCTACCGCTCCACACGCAACGTCAAGCGCCTGCCGCTGTTCGTCCAGTCTGTGG GCAATGCCGCCCTGCTGCTGGTGCTGTCTGCCAGGCTGAGTCTGCCGGGTGACAGACACCTGTACATGTACCTCCTGCTGGGGGTCCTGGGGCTCGAGCTGTGCTTCTCCGCGCCCGTCCTTCTCTTCTACGCAG TGAAGGTGATGAAGTTCAACAAACAGAAGCCAGGCCCCGACATCAGCCAGGAGGATCGATCGCTCACCTCTTCAGACAACAGAGGCCACATCCACTCAGAGACTGGATTCAG GGACGGCTCGAGTCTGGAGGACGTGGTGGAGAAGCAGGCGGACCTGATTGAGTACCTGAAGCAGCACAACACTCTGCTCAGCAAGCGCATCCTGACGCTGACGTCGCAGCAGATCAGGGGCTGA
- the tmem192 gene encoding transmembrane protein 192 isoform X2, with product MDSDGSTIKANNSGLDITQSLEEDALVDGPLISPDALDSDIKPEFQKLPTCWFALILLLVNVAFVGLSSALAVFCSIKQDNADECKRYIHDFESKTVIVFAKVALWLLHVLFEHVVQRQHSRWRSRGYLHFYRSTRNVKRLPLFVQSVGNAALLLVLSARLSLPGDRHLYMYLLLGVLGLELCFSAPVLLFYAVTASDRRAGEECGFLSTAKRFHRPRRGRIQTRSPLKSGIYSNHDPPCSREFPSLPRSAGVV from the exons ATGGACTCGGACGGATCCACCATCAAAGCG AACAACTCGGGCTTGGACATCACTCAGAGTTTAGAAGAAGACGCTCTGGTCGACGGGCCTCTCATCTCCCCGGATGCTCTGGATTCGGATATTAAACCCGAGTTCCAGAAACTGCCCACCTGCTGGTTTGCACTAATCCTGTTGCTCGTCAAT GTGGCCTTCGTCGGCCTGTCCTCCGCCCTGGCCGTGTTCTGCTCCATCAAGCAGGACAATGCGGACGAGTGCAAGCGCTACATTCACGACTTCGAGTCCAAGACCGTCATCGTGTTCGCCAAGGTGGCGCTGTGGCTCCTGCACGTCCTGTTCGAGCACGTGGTCCAGCGCCAGCACAGCAGATGGAGGAGCCGGGGGTACCTTCACTTCTACCGCTCCACACGCAACGTCAAGCGCCTGCCGCTGTTCGTCCAGTCTGTGG GCAATGCCGCCCTGCTGCTGGTGCTGTCTGCCAGGCTGAGTCTGCCGGGTGACAGACACCTGTACATGTACCTCCTGCTGGGGGTCCTGGGGCTCGAGCTGTGCTTCTCCGCGCCCGTCCTTCTCTTCTACGCAG TGACTGCGAGCGACCGGAGAGCTGGAGAGGAATGTGGCTTTCTGTCCACGGCCAAGAGATTCCACAGACCCCGGAGAGGACGCATCCAGACGAGATCTCCACTGAAGTCCGGGATCTATTCAAACCACGACCCTCCCTGCAGCCGCGAATTCCCTTCCCTGCCCCGTTCTGCTGGGGTTGTTTGA